In Uranotaenia lowii strain MFRU-FL chromosome 2, ASM2978415v1, whole genome shotgun sequence, one genomic interval encodes:
- the LOC129748828 gene encoding calcineurin-binding protein cabin-1-like isoform X2: MLQIRALNDPEDSNSDTEEEPNVTGEAEETILISEYMRALNLKNSNDTENSLSLFLELLETEVLNKVVSNNDDNKLFLVKYNCYRNVGFLYQEIGNNDLALQYLIDAVELDGTDVYTMFYLAKLALEHRQIEIAKIYFEKCIERNPNHWPSLDGMLQVFCLTGNIIEAFLWAIMCHGKDHKYRRAANVLMEIKERFASSLPFLEELSGTKVPTFENHVLPEQTCFPADTFKTVPEEIPPFDYEQFKFDQLSWLAVGELIIQLHNYEKAQNRVTLYAHRLQCFYDPSNKTPNTPERMESSGGDEPVIDLNESINVEENDIKGRRRGSELKILEQWGWHKNRRSTRKKSLLDAADAVESTADGFIRRVFGQYLSCIEDDTSPFSGKKYNIDKSNPAQSHLQNLTLEDFETISRNSFCKLTSALQVADFDNFKLGYLYLSYLSMYWNEKLPVELRELFQQIYETTFTTYGPETWNQLEMSEITEECRVTLLYLELKLDNMITNDKVEISKKSHELLSGLQFYLPNVAESDLFLFQTRHLWLQHIVTLQENNINLALQHLEKLEALLENAPDITCIRLPNQKNNHMYDLQIVKEKSALLWRRIKLSSIKQLYENKKYEELIVILRESLSAEEKYEQIFDQKCANSIQQIKIMLECLWNTEQYTECLIWTEKALKFSIDMKHLFPNYRHFSWCDSINYCLIYIHSLLDLEAVEILKFDKLSRLIQSIHKVLTFMLDAPSDKNVSSVTNIDCWKAWAVLYYIIERRDKQKLELEPENLSNNLMIFFVAHELLGKKSWCSRNDSRFLYMILDEVIPKLRSPLYEPYRESIKEGLEQTIYCLYGYPTKKGRMRHIQEHDAVNQQLTWERAIQLFDVIRPDILPEFNSYKIDSISADMEALFQNMLILMPESCDISNYTNPIMRFINGEQSTLIPKAVNILNFKIRPIYYLLADYYFKSRDFGKAIHYYVMDLTIESTRFDSWAGVALSKASKCETTLNSTEIFSANEFLYEANNSMKCFEQCLMINENDPQLWVEYGSFVYNVHSFCARFLNCPNKSENDRAEHVLSVCDLVRVRVVCSQKLKSTKSYTYYEH; the protein is encoded by the exons ATGCTTCAGATACGAGCATTAAACGATCCAGAGGATAGTAACAGTGACACCGAAGAAGAGCCGAATGTAACCGGCGAAGCTGAG GAAACGATTCTTATTTCAGAATACATGCGagcattgaatttgaaaaattcaaacgacactGAAAATTCTCTTTCGTTATTCTTAGAGTTGTTGGAAACAGAAGTGTTGAACAAG GTTGTTTCAAACAATGACGACAATAAGCTATTTCTGGTGAAATACAACTGCTATCGCAATGTTGGATTTCTCTATCAAGAAATCGGAAACAACGATTTAGCTCTGCAGTATCTGATAGACGCCGTGGAACTGGACGGAACCGATGTCTATACGATGTTCTACCTTGCCAAATTAGCTTTAGAACATCGACAAATTGAGATTGCAAAGATTTATTTTGAGAAATGTATCGAACGAAACCCCAACCACTGGCCCAGCCTAGACGGAATGTTACAGGTTTTTTGTTTGACTGGAAATATTATTGAAGCATTTTTATGGGCTATTATGTGTCACGGTAAAGACCACAAGTATCGAAGGGCCGCTAATGTGCTGATGGAAATAAAAGAAAGATTCGCATCGTCCCTACCATTTCTAGAAGAGCTGTCGGGTACAAAAGTTCCAACTTTTGAAAACCACGTACTTCCAGAACAAACGTGCTTTCCCGCCGATACTTTCAAAACTGTCCCGGAAGAAATACCACCTTTTGATTACGAACAGTTTAAATTTGACCAGTTATCGTGGCTTGCTGTCGGTGAGTTAATAATCCAATTGCACAACTACGAAAAAGCACAAAATAGG GTTACTTTGTACGCACATAGGCTACAGTGTTTCTATGATCCTTCCAATAAAACTCCTAACACCCCAGAACGAATGGAAAGCTCCGGCGGTGATGAACCTGTAATCGATCTAAACGAATCGATTAAtg TGGAAGAAAACGATATTAAAGGTCGTCGCCGTGGTAGCGAGTTGAAAATTCTCGAACAGTGGGGCTGGCATAAAAATCGCCGTTCAACgcgcaaaaaaagtttattagaTGCAGCGGATGCAGTAGAGTCGACAGCTGATGGGTTCATTCGACGAGTATTTGGCCAGTACTTAAG ttgcatagaagatgacACTTCTCCATTCTCcggcaaaaaatataacatcGATAAAAGCAACCCTGCTCAAAGTCACCTACAGAACTTAACTCTGGAAGATTtcgaaacaatcagcagaaacaGTTTTTGCAAGTTAACATCGGCTTTACAG GTTGCCGACTTCGACAATTTCAAACTTGGATACCTATATCTGTCCTATTTGTCAATGTATTGGAACGAAAAACTGCCGGTAGAGTTGCGAGAACTTTTCCAGCAAATTTATGAAACGACGTTCACAACCTACGGCCCAGAAACATGGAACCAACTGGAAATGAGCGAGATTACCGAAGAATGTCGCGTCACACTTCTGTATCTGGAGCTAAAGCTTGACAACATGATCACTAACGATAAAGT ggaaatttcaaaaaaatcccaTGAGCTGCTCAGTGGTTTGCAATTTTACTTACCAAATGTCGCTGAAAGTGACCTCTTCCTTTTTCAAACACGCCATCTCTGGTTACAGCATATTGTTACCCTTCAAGAAAACAATATTAACCTAGCTCTGCAACATCTTGAAAAG CTTGAAGCTTTGCTGGAAAACGCTCCAGACATTACGTGCATTCGGTTAcccaatcaaaaaaataatcacatgTATGATTTACAAATTGTAAAGGAAAAAAGTGCTCTGCTATGGCGCAGAATAAAGCTAAGCAGTATAAAGCAATTGTACgagaacaaaaaatatgaagaacTGATTGTCATTTTGCGAGAAAGTTTATCCGctgaagaaaaatatgaacaaatttttgaccaaaagTGTGCCAATTCTATACAGCAGATAAAAATAATGTTGGAATGTCTATGGAATACTGAACAGTATACG GAATGTTTAATTTGGACTGAAAAGGCGCTTAAATTTTCTATAGATATGAAACATTTATTTCCAAACTATCGGCACTTTTCATGGTGTGACTCCATAAACTATTGCTTAATCTACATACATTCGCTATTGGACTTGGAAGCCGTCGAAATTT tgAAATTTGACAAACTTTCGCGGCTTATACAGTCGATTCATAAAGTACTTACTTTCATGTTGGACGCTCCTTCGGATAAGAATGTTTCCTCTGTAACCAACATCGATTGTTGGAAAGCGTGGGCTGTTCTATACTACATCATTGAGAG GCGCGATAAACAGAAGCTGGAGCTCGAACCAGAAAATCTTTCGaataatttgatgatatttttcgtaGCTCACGAGCTGCTTGGAAA AAAATCCTGGTGTTCCAGAAACGACAGCCGCTTTTTGTACATGATATTAGATGAAGTCATTCCGAAATTGCGATCTCCATTGTATGAACCGTATCGTGAATCCATCAAAGAAGGACTAGAGCAAACGATATACTGTCTGTATGGATATCCAACTAAAAAAGGTAGAATGCGACACATTCAGGAGCACGATGCAGTAAATCAACAGCTTACCTGGGAAAGAGCAATACAGCTATTTGATGTGATTCGTCCTGATATATTACCAGAATTTAATTCTTACAA aatcgaCTCGATATCTGCTGACATGGAAGCGCTTTTTCAGAATATGTTAATACTTATGCCAGAAAGTTGTGATATTTCCAATTACACGAACCCAATAATGCGTTTCATAAACGGTGAACAATCTACGTTAATTCCAAAAGCCGttaatattttgaacttcaaaatacgtCCCATTTACTATTTGCTGGCAGACTATTACTTTAAAAGTAGAGATTTTGGAAAAGCTATTCACTATTATGTTATGGACTTGACGATCGAGTCAACCCGTTTCGATTCCTGGGCGGGTGTAGCATTATCAAAAGCGAGCAAATGTGAAACCACCTTGAACTCAACTGAAATTTTCag CGCCAATGAATTTCTATACGAAGCAAACAACTCCATGAAATGCTTTGAACAATGTCTGATGATCAATGAAAATGATCCACAATTATGGGTGGAGTATGGATCCTTCGTATATAATGTGCATTCTTTTTGTGCACGATTTTTGAACTGTCCTAACAAATCGGAGAATGACAG AGCGGAACATGTTCTTTCTGTCTGTGACCTCGTTAGAGTGCGCGTCGTGTGTAGTCAaa AGTTAAAAAGTACCAAAAGTTATACGTATTACGAACACTAA
- the LOC129748828 gene encoding calcineurin-binding protein cabin-1-like isoform X1, translating to MLQIRALNDPEDSNSDTEEEPNVTGEAEETILISEYMRALNLKNSNDTENSLSLFLELLETEVLNKVVSNNDDNKLFLVKYNCYRNVGFLYQEIGNNDLALQYLIDAVELDGTDVYTMFYLAKLALEHRQIEIAKIYFEKCIERNPNHWPSLDGMLQVFCLTGNIIEAFLWAIMCHGKDHKYRRAANVLMEIKERFASSLPFLEELSGTKVPTFENHVLPEQTCFPADTFKTVPEEIPPFDYEQFKFDQLSWLAVGELIIQLHNYEKAQNRVTLYAHRLQCFYDPSNKTPNTPERMESSGGDEPVIDLNESINVEENDIKGRRRGSELKILEQWGWHKNRRSTRKKSLLDAADAVESTADGFIRRVFGQYLSSCIEDDTSPFSGKKYNIDKSNPAQSHLQNLTLEDFETISRNSFCKLTSALQVADFDNFKLGYLYLSYLSMYWNEKLPVELRELFQQIYETTFTTYGPETWNQLEMSEITEECRVTLLYLELKLDNMITNDKVEISKKSHELLSGLQFYLPNVAESDLFLFQTRHLWLQHIVTLQENNINLALQHLEKLEALLENAPDITCIRLPNQKNNHMYDLQIVKEKSALLWRRIKLSSIKQLYENKKYEELIVILRESLSAEEKYEQIFDQKCANSIQQIKIMLECLWNTEQYTECLIWTEKALKFSIDMKHLFPNYRHFSWCDSINYCLIYIHSLLDLEAVEILKFDKLSRLIQSIHKVLTFMLDAPSDKNVSSVTNIDCWKAWAVLYYIIERRDKQKLELEPENLSNNLMIFFVAHELLGKKSWCSRNDSRFLYMILDEVIPKLRSPLYEPYRESIKEGLEQTIYCLYGYPTKKGRMRHIQEHDAVNQQLTWERAIQLFDVIRPDILPEFNSYKIDSISADMEALFQNMLILMPESCDISNYTNPIMRFINGEQSTLIPKAVNILNFKIRPIYYLLADYYFKSRDFGKAIHYYVMDLTIESTRFDSWAGVALSKASKCETTLNSTEIFSANEFLYEANNSMKCFEQCLMINENDPQLWVEYGSFVYNVHSFCARFLNCPNKSENDRAEHVLSVCDLVRVRVVCSQKLKSTKSYTYYEH from the exons ATGCTTCAGATACGAGCATTAAACGATCCAGAGGATAGTAACAGTGACACCGAAGAAGAGCCGAATGTAACCGGCGAAGCTGAG GAAACGATTCTTATTTCAGAATACATGCGagcattgaatttgaaaaattcaaacgacactGAAAATTCTCTTTCGTTATTCTTAGAGTTGTTGGAAACAGAAGTGTTGAACAAG GTTGTTTCAAACAATGACGACAATAAGCTATTTCTGGTGAAATACAACTGCTATCGCAATGTTGGATTTCTCTATCAAGAAATCGGAAACAACGATTTAGCTCTGCAGTATCTGATAGACGCCGTGGAACTGGACGGAACCGATGTCTATACGATGTTCTACCTTGCCAAATTAGCTTTAGAACATCGACAAATTGAGATTGCAAAGATTTATTTTGAGAAATGTATCGAACGAAACCCCAACCACTGGCCCAGCCTAGACGGAATGTTACAGGTTTTTTGTTTGACTGGAAATATTATTGAAGCATTTTTATGGGCTATTATGTGTCACGGTAAAGACCACAAGTATCGAAGGGCCGCTAATGTGCTGATGGAAATAAAAGAAAGATTCGCATCGTCCCTACCATTTCTAGAAGAGCTGTCGGGTACAAAAGTTCCAACTTTTGAAAACCACGTACTTCCAGAACAAACGTGCTTTCCCGCCGATACTTTCAAAACTGTCCCGGAAGAAATACCACCTTTTGATTACGAACAGTTTAAATTTGACCAGTTATCGTGGCTTGCTGTCGGTGAGTTAATAATCCAATTGCACAACTACGAAAAAGCACAAAATAGG GTTACTTTGTACGCACATAGGCTACAGTGTTTCTATGATCCTTCCAATAAAACTCCTAACACCCCAGAACGAATGGAAAGCTCCGGCGGTGATGAACCTGTAATCGATCTAAACGAATCGATTAAtg TGGAAGAAAACGATATTAAAGGTCGTCGCCGTGGTAGCGAGTTGAAAATTCTCGAACAGTGGGGCTGGCATAAAAATCGCCGTTCAACgcgcaaaaaaagtttattagaTGCAGCGGATGCAGTAGAGTCGACAGCTGATGGGTTCATTCGACGAGTATTTGGCCAGTACTTAAG tagttgcatagaagatgacACTTCTCCATTCTCcggcaaaaaatataacatcGATAAAAGCAACCCTGCTCAAAGTCACCTACAGAACTTAACTCTGGAAGATTtcgaaacaatcagcagaaacaGTTTTTGCAAGTTAACATCGGCTTTACAG GTTGCCGACTTCGACAATTTCAAACTTGGATACCTATATCTGTCCTATTTGTCAATGTATTGGAACGAAAAACTGCCGGTAGAGTTGCGAGAACTTTTCCAGCAAATTTATGAAACGACGTTCACAACCTACGGCCCAGAAACATGGAACCAACTGGAAATGAGCGAGATTACCGAAGAATGTCGCGTCACACTTCTGTATCTGGAGCTAAAGCTTGACAACATGATCACTAACGATAAAGT ggaaatttcaaaaaaatcccaTGAGCTGCTCAGTGGTTTGCAATTTTACTTACCAAATGTCGCTGAAAGTGACCTCTTCCTTTTTCAAACACGCCATCTCTGGTTACAGCATATTGTTACCCTTCAAGAAAACAATATTAACCTAGCTCTGCAACATCTTGAAAAG CTTGAAGCTTTGCTGGAAAACGCTCCAGACATTACGTGCATTCGGTTAcccaatcaaaaaaataatcacatgTATGATTTACAAATTGTAAAGGAAAAAAGTGCTCTGCTATGGCGCAGAATAAAGCTAAGCAGTATAAAGCAATTGTACgagaacaaaaaatatgaagaacTGATTGTCATTTTGCGAGAAAGTTTATCCGctgaagaaaaatatgaacaaatttttgaccaaaagTGTGCCAATTCTATACAGCAGATAAAAATAATGTTGGAATGTCTATGGAATACTGAACAGTATACG GAATGTTTAATTTGGACTGAAAAGGCGCTTAAATTTTCTATAGATATGAAACATTTATTTCCAAACTATCGGCACTTTTCATGGTGTGACTCCATAAACTATTGCTTAATCTACATACATTCGCTATTGGACTTGGAAGCCGTCGAAATTT tgAAATTTGACAAACTTTCGCGGCTTATACAGTCGATTCATAAAGTACTTACTTTCATGTTGGACGCTCCTTCGGATAAGAATGTTTCCTCTGTAACCAACATCGATTGTTGGAAAGCGTGGGCTGTTCTATACTACATCATTGAGAG GCGCGATAAACAGAAGCTGGAGCTCGAACCAGAAAATCTTTCGaataatttgatgatatttttcgtaGCTCACGAGCTGCTTGGAAA AAAATCCTGGTGTTCCAGAAACGACAGCCGCTTTTTGTACATGATATTAGATGAAGTCATTCCGAAATTGCGATCTCCATTGTATGAACCGTATCGTGAATCCATCAAAGAAGGACTAGAGCAAACGATATACTGTCTGTATGGATATCCAACTAAAAAAGGTAGAATGCGACACATTCAGGAGCACGATGCAGTAAATCAACAGCTTACCTGGGAAAGAGCAATACAGCTATTTGATGTGATTCGTCCTGATATATTACCAGAATTTAATTCTTACAA aatcgaCTCGATATCTGCTGACATGGAAGCGCTTTTTCAGAATATGTTAATACTTATGCCAGAAAGTTGTGATATTTCCAATTACACGAACCCAATAATGCGTTTCATAAACGGTGAACAATCTACGTTAATTCCAAAAGCCGttaatattttgaacttcaaaatacgtCCCATTTACTATTTGCTGGCAGACTATTACTTTAAAAGTAGAGATTTTGGAAAAGCTATTCACTATTATGTTATGGACTTGACGATCGAGTCAACCCGTTTCGATTCCTGGGCGGGTGTAGCATTATCAAAAGCGAGCAAATGTGAAACCACCTTGAACTCAACTGAAATTTTCag CGCCAATGAATTTCTATACGAAGCAAACAACTCCATGAAATGCTTTGAACAATGTCTGATGATCAATGAAAATGATCCACAATTATGGGTGGAGTATGGATCCTTCGTATATAATGTGCATTCTTTTTGTGCACGATTTTTGAACTGTCCTAACAAATCGGAGAATGACAG AGCGGAACATGTTCTTTCTGTCTGTGACCTCGTTAGAGTGCGCGTCGTGTGTAGTCAaa AGTTAAAAAGTACCAAAAGTTATACGTATTACGAACACTAA
- the LOC129748828 gene encoding calcineurin-binding protein cabin-1-like isoform X3 encodes MLQIRALNDPEDSNSDTEEEPNVTGEAEETILISEYMRALNLKNSNDTENSLSLFLELLETEVLNKVVSNNDDNKLFLVKYNCYRNVGFLYQEIGNNDLALQYLIDAVELDGTDVYTMFYLAKLALEHRQIEIAKIYFEKCIERNPNHWPSLDGMLQVFCLTGNIIEAFLWAIMCHGKDHKYRRAANVLMEIKERFASSLPFLEELSGTKVPTFENHVLPEQTCFPADTFKTVPEEIPPFDYEQFKFDQLSWLAVGELIIQLHNYEKAQNRVTLYAHRLQCFYDPSNKTPNTPERMESSGGDEPVIDLNESINVEENDIKGRRRGSELKILEQWGWHKNRRSTRKKSLLDAADAVESTADGFIRRVFGQYLSSCIEDDTSPFSGKKYNIDKSNPAQSHLQNLTLEDFETISRNSFCKLTSALQVADFDNFKLGYLYLSYLSMYWNEKLPVELRELFQQIYETTFTTYGPETWNQLEMSEITEECRVTLLYLELKLDNMITNDKVEISKKSHELLSGLQFYLPNVAESDLFLFQTRHLWLQHIVTLQENNINLALQHLEKLEALLENAPDITCIRLPNQKNNHMYDLQIVKEKSALLWRRIKLSSIKQLYENKKYEELIVILRESLSAEEKYEQIFDQKCANSIQQIKIMLECLWNTEQYTECLIWTEKALKFSIDMKHLFPNYRHFSWCDSINYCLIYIHSLLDLEAVEILKFDKLSRLIQSIHKVLTFMLDAPSDKNVSSVTNIDCWKAWAVLYYIIERRDKQKLELEPENLSNNLMIFFVAHELLGKKSWCSRNDSRFLYMILDEVIPKLRSPLYEPYRESIKEGLEQTIYCLYGYPTKKGRMRHIQEHDAVNQQLTWERAIQLFDVIRPDILPEFNSYKIDSISADMEALFQNMLILMPESCDISNYTNPIMRFINGEQSTLIPKAVNILNFKIRPIYYLLADYYFKSRDFGKAIHYYVMDLTIESTRFDSWAGVALSKASKCETTLNSTEIFSANEFLYEANNSMKCFEQCLMINENDPQLWVEYGSFVYNVHSFCARFLNCPNKSENDRVKKYQKLYVLRTLKVVRCGY; translated from the exons ATGCTTCAGATACGAGCATTAAACGATCCAGAGGATAGTAACAGTGACACCGAAGAAGAGCCGAATGTAACCGGCGAAGCTGAG GAAACGATTCTTATTTCAGAATACATGCGagcattgaatttgaaaaattcaaacgacactGAAAATTCTCTTTCGTTATTCTTAGAGTTGTTGGAAACAGAAGTGTTGAACAAG GTTGTTTCAAACAATGACGACAATAAGCTATTTCTGGTGAAATACAACTGCTATCGCAATGTTGGATTTCTCTATCAAGAAATCGGAAACAACGATTTAGCTCTGCAGTATCTGATAGACGCCGTGGAACTGGACGGAACCGATGTCTATACGATGTTCTACCTTGCCAAATTAGCTTTAGAACATCGACAAATTGAGATTGCAAAGATTTATTTTGAGAAATGTATCGAACGAAACCCCAACCACTGGCCCAGCCTAGACGGAATGTTACAGGTTTTTTGTTTGACTGGAAATATTATTGAAGCATTTTTATGGGCTATTATGTGTCACGGTAAAGACCACAAGTATCGAAGGGCCGCTAATGTGCTGATGGAAATAAAAGAAAGATTCGCATCGTCCCTACCATTTCTAGAAGAGCTGTCGGGTACAAAAGTTCCAACTTTTGAAAACCACGTACTTCCAGAACAAACGTGCTTTCCCGCCGATACTTTCAAAACTGTCCCGGAAGAAATACCACCTTTTGATTACGAACAGTTTAAATTTGACCAGTTATCGTGGCTTGCTGTCGGTGAGTTAATAATCCAATTGCACAACTACGAAAAAGCACAAAATAGG GTTACTTTGTACGCACATAGGCTACAGTGTTTCTATGATCCTTCCAATAAAACTCCTAACACCCCAGAACGAATGGAAAGCTCCGGCGGTGATGAACCTGTAATCGATCTAAACGAATCGATTAAtg TGGAAGAAAACGATATTAAAGGTCGTCGCCGTGGTAGCGAGTTGAAAATTCTCGAACAGTGGGGCTGGCATAAAAATCGCCGTTCAACgcgcaaaaaaagtttattagaTGCAGCGGATGCAGTAGAGTCGACAGCTGATGGGTTCATTCGACGAGTATTTGGCCAGTACTTAAG tagttgcatagaagatgacACTTCTCCATTCTCcggcaaaaaatataacatcGATAAAAGCAACCCTGCTCAAAGTCACCTACAGAACTTAACTCTGGAAGATTtcgaaacaatcagcagaaacaGTTTTTGCAAGTTAACATCGGCTTTACAG GTTGCCGACTTCGACAATTTCAAACTTGGATACCTATATCTGTCCTATTTGTCAATGTATTGGAACGAAAAACTGCCGGTAGAGTTGCGAGAACTTTTCCAGCAAATTTATGAAACGACGTTCACAACCTACGGCCCAGAAACATGGAACCAACTGGAAATGAGCGAGATTACCGAAGAATGTCGCGTCACACTTCTGTATCTGGAGCTAAAGCTTGACAACATGATCACTAACGATAAAGT ggaaatttcaaaaaaatcccaTGAGCTGCTCAGTGGTTTGCAATTTTACTTACCAAATGTCGCTGAAAGTGACCTCTTCCTTTTTCAAACACGCCATCTCTGGTTACAGCATATTGTTACCCTTCAAGAAAACAATATTAACCTAGCTCTGCAACATCTTGAAAAG CTTGAAGCTTTGCTGGAAAACGCTCCAGACATTACGTGCATTCGGTTAcccaatcaaaaaaataatcacatgTATGATTTACAAATTGTAAAGGAAAAAAGTGCTCTGCTATGGCGCAGAATAAAGCTAAGCAGTATAAAGCAATTGTACgagaacaaaaaatatgaagaacTGATTGTCATTTTGCGAGAAAGTTTATCCGctgaagaaaaatatgaacaaatttttgaccaaaagTGTGCCAATTCTATACAGCAGATAAAAATAATGTTGGAATGTCTATGGAATACTGAACAGTATACG GAATGTTTAATTTGGACTGAAAAGGCGCTTAAATTTTCTATAGATATGAAACATTTATTTCCAAACTATCGGCACTTTTCATGGTGTGACTCCATAAACTATTGCTTAATCTACATACATTCGCTATTGGACTTGGAAGCCGTCGAAATTT tgAAATTTGACAAACTTTCGCGGCTTATACAGTCGATTCATAAAGTACTTACTTTCATGTTGGACGCTCCTTCGGATAAGAATGTTTCCTCTGTAACCAACATCGATTGTTGGAAAGCGTGGGCTGTTCTATACTACATCATTGAGAG GCGCGATAAACAGAAGCTGGAGCTCGAACCAGAAAATCTTTCGaataatttgatgatatttttcgtaGCTCACGAGCTGCTTGGAAA AAAATCCTGGTGTTCCAGAAACGACAGCCGCTTTTTGTACATGATATTAGATGAAGTCATTCCGAAATTGCGATCTCCATTGTATGAACCGTATCGTGAATCCATCAAAGAAGGACTAGAGCAAACGATATACTGTCTGTATGGATATCCAACTAAAAAAGGTAGAATGCGACACATTCAGGAGCACGATGCAGTAAATCAACAGCTTACCTGGGAAAGAGCAATACAGCTATTTGATGTGATTCGTCCTGATATATTACCAGAATTTAATTCTTACAA aatcgaCTCGATATCTGCTGACATGGAAGCGCTTTTTCAGAATATGTTAATACTTATGCCAGAAAGTTGTGATATTTCCAATTACACGAACCCAATAATGCGTTTCATAAACGGTGAACAATCTACGTTAATTCCAAAAGCCGttaatattttgaacttcaaaatacgtCCCATTTACTATTTGCTGGCAGACTATTACTTTAAAAGTAGAGATTTTGGAAAAGCTATTCACTATTATGTTATGGACTTGACGATCGAGTCAACCCGTTTCGATTCCTGGGCGGGTGTAGCATTATCAAAAGCGAGCAAATGTGAAACCACCTTGAACTCAACTGAAATTTTCag CGCCAATGAATTTCTATACGAAGCAAACAACTCCATGAAATGCTTTGAACAATGTCTGATGATCAATGAAAATGATCCACAATTATGGGTGGAGTATGGATCCTTCGTATATAATGTGCATTCTTTTTGTGCACGATTTTTGAACTGTCCTAACAAATCGGAGAATGACAG AGTTAAAAAGTACCAAAAGTTATACGTATTACGAACACTAAAAGTAGTACGGTGCGGTTATTAA